The DNA sequence ATCAGATTTTATTCAATGAGATGAATCTAAAGTTTTTACATGCTCAACTAAATCCTCATTTCTTTTTCAATATGCTACATAATCTGTATGGGGTGAGTCTAACTGAGCCTAAACGAACACCTGAACTTATTATTAAAGTTTCCGAATTAATGCGTTATCAAATAGAAAATGGCAACACGTCAAAGGTTTCATTATCCAATGAGATAAACTTCATTCGCAATTATGTTGATTTAGAAAGAGAAAGAATTGGTAAAAGGTGTAATATCATATTTAGGTGCTCTCATTCTACAAATGAAATTGAATATTTAAAAATATCCCCACTGTTGCTAATTATCCTTGTCGAAAACAGTTTCAAACACAGTTGTAATCAAACTTTTTGGTTTGTTCACATTTCCATCGAATTAAAAGGCAATGTATTACGTATGATTATAATTAACTCAATCGGGGATGAAGATTTTAAGGAACAATCTACACACCTGGGTCTCGATAATCTTAAACAACGCTTATCCTATGTTTATAATGATGATTTCATCTTGGAGAGCCACAAATTAGCATCTCATTACAAAACTATCCTGGTCTTAAATCTTGATAACTAATATGAACATACTGAAGTGTATTATCGTAGATGATGAAGAAGGAGGGCATCGTGTGTTAGAACACTTTATAGGCCAGGTAAGATATCTCAATCTCAGTATTTCGATCTTCAATACTGTTGAAGCCATGGAATATATATATAATAACGAGGTGGATCTTGTGTTTCTAGATATCAACATGCCTGGATTAACGGGGATGGAGATGCTGGAGACTATGTCAAATAGACCATTCGTAA is a window from the Sphingobacterium sp. lm-10 genome containing:
- a CDS encoding histidine kinase, whose translation is MKLSLRKNWSLELLIFCSMLIITMLQEWIYINSIEDFFKGFVFFLILYLQAQVHRFVVFRYYLLKKYFIYIVYSLVLILVGAIILLVADMKWIDPDFYDSGELAIGFLYNLFICIISTATVMAISLMKGYANEVQRAQLNQILFNEMNLKFLHAQLNPHFFFNMLHNLYGVSLTEPKRTPELIIKVSELMRYQIENGNTSKVSLSNEINFIRNYVDLERERIGKRCNIIFRCSHSTNEIEYLKISPLLLIILVENSFKHSCNQTFWFVHISIELKGNVLRMIIINSIGDEDFKEQSTHLGLDNLKQRLSYVYNDDFILESHKLASHYKTILVLNLDN